From a region of the Agrobacterium tumefaciens genome:
- a CDS encoding bifunctional metallophosphatase/5'-nucleotidase has product MTIFSSKRRDVLKLMAGTAIFPMMVAVTSAVAQETALRAIVIADLHSAYERIGQLLAAIETRIASDKTPHIILLNGDLFESGNAVAMRSAGEIEWAFLSALAKLAPTVINIGNHEPDIDNDLAHFVSRASELGITVLSNIVDKRSGAPYAPAHADISVGGQKVIVAGVATNALNTYPKATRDTLDIPEPTAWARNNLPAIVKQDAFNIILSHAGVVADRDILPTLPDGTLLVGGHDHLNFVHDENATRYVHTGSWCTSMTVATFGYPGKAPTIEAIAIDDTAPASPALRALITQTLEKHLTGEEKTVVGTSSAALTVDQAGRHAAMAIATKTGSDIGFLGHTSFGAGLPKGDIRRYDFNASLRFDGKLMVTEVDGTVLAEILTRCNQDGDIALSKRTGDYLYAMPEEPEAKQRYKLVCNDWSAMNQKSYFGRSDLTFAELPDVKLKQIVLESLT; this is encoded by the coding sequence ATGACGATTTTTTCCAGCAAGCGCCGCGACGTTCTGAAGCTGATGGCGGGGACAGCCATCTTTCCAATGATGGTCGCTGTCACGTCCGCAGTCGCGCAAGAAACGGCGTTGCGCGCCATCGTGATTGCCGACCTGCACTCCGCCTATGAGCGTATCGGTCAGCTTCTTGCCGCGATCGAAACCCGTATTGCCTCAGACAAGACGCCGCACATCATTCTGCTGAATGGCGACCTGTTTGAAAGCGGCAACGCCGTGGCAATGCGCTCGGCCGGTGAAATCGAATGGGCCTTTCTCTCCGCGCTCGCAAAACTTGCTCCGACTGTCATCAACATCGGCAACCACGAGCCCGACATTGACAACGACCTGGCCCATTTCGTCAGCCGTGCCAGCGAACTCGGCATTACGGTTCTCAGCAACATCGTCGATAAACGTAGCGGCGCTCCCTACGCTCCAGCCCATGCCGATATAAGTGTCGGCGGACAGAAGGTAATCGTAGCAGGTGTCGCGACCAATGCGCTTAACACCTACCCTAAGGCCACACGAGACACGCTGGATATTCCGGAGCCAACAGCGTGGGCAAGAAATAACCTTCCAGCCATCGTGAAGCAGGATGCGTTCAACATCATCCTCAGCCACGCCGGCGTCGTTGCCGATCGCGATATCCTGCCAACCTTGCCGGATGGGACATTGCTCGTCGGTGGCCACGACCACTTGAACTTTGTCCATGATGAGAACGCCACGCGCTATGTCCACACCGGTTCTTGGTGCACATCCATGACCGTTGCGACATTCGGTTACCCCGGAAAAGCGCCGACGATCGAGGCTATTGCCATCGACGACACGGCTCCGGCTTCACCCGCACTCAGGGCACTGATCACACAGACGCTGGAAAAGCATTTGACTGGCGAGGAAAAAACGGTCGTTGGCACATCTTCAGCGGCATTGACGGTCGACCAGGCCGGACGGCATGCCGCCATGGCCATTGCCACGAAGACGGGCTCGGACATCGGTTTTCTCGGCCATACCTCGTTCGGTGCAGGTCTGCCGAAGGGCGACATTCGTCGCTACGACTTCAACGCCTCGCTGCGTTTCGACGGCAAGCTGATGGTCACAGAGGTCGATGGTACCGTTCTTGCGGAAATTCTCACGCGTTGCAATCAGGATGGCGACATTGCGCTTTCCAAGCGTACCGGCGACTATCTCTATGCGATGCCTGAAGAGCCTGAAGCGAAGCAGCGCTACAAGCTCGTCTGCAACGACTGGTCGGCCATGAACCAGAAATCCTATTTCGGCCGCAGCGACCTGACATTCGCCGAGCTTCCCGATGTCAAGCTGAAGCAGATTGTGCTTGAGAGCCTGACTTAA